Proteins co-encoded in one Natronorubrum daqingense genomic window:
- a CDS encoding type I restriction enzyme HsdR N-terminal domain-containing protein: protein MMLHEGIAEYAERSADLIENSPQMDEENTKRKIIEPLIDLLGWNILSSEVELEYSIQMGSGTKKVDYALKQEGTPIVFVEAKGCDTSLEQSHQNQLKSYMRQVGVDWGLLSNGRQFEIFRRDVSSDRPNEISLAEFSIGDVPDNEHPLKALSRESIDSGESRQIAEKIEAVQNSVTSLRKNKEDLAEDVTGVVTEVSGNAVSQQVEDEAKEFVDNLIESLEKQAHRKTVIRDPLEGDGEIENGKFVIRVTRSGREIYRVAEDVQSEAAGSLVDFLIKEEGLLEEIEIPYIPGTGRGTRALLNKKPEHPNGSEMRGQQEVSGGYYLLTNLNADNKKRYISELPAKVDLECEFSGGW, encoded by the coding sequence ATGATGCTTCATGAGGGGATAGCTGAATATGCGGAACGGTCTGCTGATCTTATAGAGAATTCTCCACAGATGGACGAGGAAAACACCAAGCGAAAAATCATCGAACCGCTGATTGACCTGCTTGGGTGGAACATTCTTTCTTCGGAGGTTGAGCTCGAGTACTCCATCCAGATGGGATCAGGTACCAAGAAAGTAGACTATGCGCTCAAGCAAGAGGGAACGCCAATCGTATTTGTGGAGGCGAAAGGTTGTGATACATCACTCGAACAGAGTCACCAAAATCAGCTAAAAAGCTATATGCGGCAAGTCGGAGTTGATTGGGGTCTCCTTTCGAATGGACGACAGTTCGAAATCTTTCGCCGTGACGTTTCTAGCGATCGGCCAAACGAAATATCTCTCGCAGAGTTTTCTATCGGGGACGTACCGGATAACGAACATCCGTTGAAAGCCCTTTCGCGTGAGTCTATCGATTCCGGAGAGTCTCGTCAGATCGCAGAAAAGATCGAAGCGGTCCAGAACTCAGTCACATCCCTTCGGAAGAATAAAGAAGATCTTGCAGAGGATGTGACGGGTGTGGTTACGGAGGTCTCCGGGAATGCAGTATCACAGCAAGTTGAGGATGAAGCGAAAGAATTCGTCGATAATTTGATCGAGTCATTGGAGAAGCAGGCACACCGGAAGACTGTTATTCGAGATCCACTCGAGGGCGACGGGGAAATAGAGAATGGGAAATTCGTGATCCGTGTAACTCGGAGTGGACGAGAAATCTATCGGGTAGCCGAGGATGTACAATCGGAAGCGGCGGGTTCGCTTGTGGATTTCCTCATTAAGGAAGAGGGCCTTTTAGAGGAAATCGAAATCCCATACATTCCGGGAACCGGACGGGGAACTCGTGCGCTTCTCAACAAGAAGCCTGAACATCCGAACGGTTCAGAAATGAGAGGGCAACAGGAGGTGTCTGGTGGTTACTATTTGCTTACGAACTTAAATGCAGATAACAAGAAGCGGTACATCTCGGAACTGCCAGCGAAGGTAGATTTGGAGTGTGAGTTTTCGGGGGGCTGGTAA